Proteins encoded within one genomic window of Oncorhynchus mykiss isolate Arlee chromosome 27, USDA_OmykA_1.1, whole genome shotgun sequence:
- the LOC110507171 gene encoding upstream stimulatory factor 1 isoform X1, with the protein MKEILFPVDTVKMKGQQKSPDPDESAHVIEEGAVATADDPSAAIATIQSAATFSSEHPIKYLFKTEGAGGQVGELYYPPAGQVTYRVIQVSDGQLEAQSDGATAVSVLTGFPAATQPMTQAVFSQSEGLEGDGTETHYTYYPATIADTSPGTMVTSVVQASDTHLSQSTPTGQLYVMMSPQEVLTGANQRSIAPRTQPYNTKSEVPRTSRDDKRRAQHNEVERRRRDKINNWIVTLSKTIPDCNIDPTKSGQVSISNESKGGILSKACDYIQELRQNNLRLGDDLSTLERLRMDNQLLRQEVEDWKSKNQILRNQMRQNGIVGTATADAQ; encoded by the exons ATGAAGGAGATTCTCTTTCCAGTTGACACTGTGAAAATGAAGGG TCAACAGAAAAGTCCAGACCCGGATGAAAGTGCACATGTCATTGAAGAAG GTGCAGTGGCTACAGCTGATGACCCATCAGCTGCCATCGCCACCATTCAGTCTGCTGCCACCTTCTCCTCAGAGCATCCCATAAAGTATCTATTCAAGACGGAGGGAGCTGGGGGGCAGGTAGGGGAGCTGTACTACCCTCCCGCTGGGCAG GTGACATACAGAGTCATCCAAGTGTCTGATGGACAGTTGGAGGCTCAAAGTGATGGAGCCACAGCGGTCAGTGTGCTCACTGGATTCCCTGCAGCCACACAGCCTATGACCCAG GCTGTGTTCTCTCAGTCCGAGGGGTTGGAAGGGGACGGCACTGAGACGCATTACACCTACTACCCTGCCACCATCGCTGATACTTCACCAGGCACCATGGTAACCAGCGTGGTGCAGGCATCTGATACACATCTAAGTCAGAGCACTCCCACTG GGCAGTTGTATGTGATGATGTCCCCCCAGGAAGTGCTGACGGGAGCCAACCAGAGGTCCATTGCACCTCGCACACAACCTTACAACAC AAAATCAGAGGTCCCACGCACTTCTAGAGATGACAAAAGGCGAGCCCAGCACAACGAGG TTGAACGTAGACGCAGGGACAAGATCAACAACTGGATTGTCACGCTCTCAAAGACCATCCCAGACTGCAACATTGACCCTACCAAGTCAGGGCAGGTCAGTATCAGTAATGAG AGTAAAGGTGGGATCCTCTCCAAAGCCTGTGACTATATCCAGGAGCTTCGGCAGAACAACCTTAGACTAGGGGATGACCTAAGCACCCTGGAAAGGCTCAGAATGGACAACCAACTACTGAGGCAGGAG GTAGAAGACTGGAAATCCAAGAACCAGATTCTGAGGAACCAGATGCGACAGAATGGCATTGTTGGAACAGCAACGGCAGACGCTCAGTGA
- the LOC110507171 gene encoding upstream stimulatory factor 1 isoform X2 codes for MKEILFPVDTVKMKGQQKSPDPDESAHVIEEGAVATADDPSAAIATIQSAATFSSEHPIKYLFKTEGAGGQVGELYYPPAGQVTYRVIQVSDGQLEAQSDGATAVSVLTGFPAATQPMTQAVFSQSEGLEGDGTETHYTYYPATIADTSPGTMVTSVVQASDTHLSQSTPTGQLYVMMSPQEVLTGANQRSIAPRTQPYNTKSEVPRTSRDDKRRAQHNEVERRRRDKINNWIVTLSKTIPDCNIDPTKSGQSKGGILSKACDYIQELRQNNLRLGDDLSTLERLRMDNQLLRQEVEDWKSKNQILRNQMRQNGIVGTATADAQ; via the exons ATGAAGGAGATTCTCTTTCCAGTTGACACTGTGAAAATGAAGGG TCAACAGAAAAGTCCAGACCCGGATGAAAGTGCACATGTCATTGAAGAAG GTGCAGTGGCTACAGCTGATGACCCATCAGCTGCCATCGCCACCATTCAGTCTGCTGCCACCTTCTCCTCAGAGCATCCCATAAAGTATCTATTCAAGACGGAGGGAGCTGGGGGGCAGGTAGGGGAGCTGTACTACCCTCCCGCTGGGCAG GTGACATACAGAGTCATCCAAGTGTCTGATGGACAGTTGGAGGCTCAAAGTGATGGAGCCACAGCGGTCAGTGTGCTCACTGGATTCCCTGCAGCCACACAGCCTATGACCCAG GCTGTGTTCTCTCAGTCCGAGGGGTTGGAAGGGGACGGCACTGAGACGCATTACACCTACTACCCTGCCACCATCGCTGATACTTCACCAGGCACCATGGTAACCAGCGTGGTGCAGGCATCTGATACACATCTAAGTCAGAGCACTCCCACTG GGCAGTTGTATGTGATGATGTCCCCCCAGGAAGTGCTGACGGGAGCCAACCAGAGGTCCATTGCACCTCGCACACAACCTTACAACAC AAAATCAGAGGTCCCACGCACTTCTAGAGATGACAAAAGGCGAGCCCAGCACAACGAGG TTGAACGTAGACGCAGGGACAAGATCAACAACTGGATTGTCACGCTCTCAAAGACCATCCCAGACTGCAACATTGACCCTACCAAGTCAGGGCAG AGTAAAGGTGGGATCCTCTCCAAAGCCTGTGACTATATCCAGGAGCTTCGGCAGAACAACCTTAGACTAGGGGATGACCTAAGCACCCTGGAAAGGCTCAGAATGGACAACCAACTACTGAGGCAGGAG GTAGAAGACTGGAAATCCAAGAACCAGATTCTGAGGAACCAGATGCGACAGAATGGCATTGTTGGAACAGCAACGGCAGACGCTCAGTGA
- the LOC110507171 gene encoding upstream stimulatory factor 1 isoform X3, with protein MKEILFPVDTVKMKGQQKSPDPDESAHVIEEGAVATADDPSAAIATIQSAATFSSEHPIKYLFKTEGAGGQVTYRVIQVSDGQLEAQSDGATAVSVLTGFPAATQPMTQAVFSQSEGLEGDGTETHYTYYPATIADTSPGTMVTSVVQASDTHLSQSTPTGQLYVMMSPQEVLTGANQRSIAPRTQPYNTKSEVPRTSRDDKRRAQHNEVERRRRDKINNWIVTLSKTIPDCNIDPTKSGQVSISNESKGGILSKACDYIQELRQNNLRLGDDLSTLERLRMDNQLLRQEVEDWKSKNQILRNQMRQNGIVGTATADAQ; from the exons ATGAAGGAGATTCTCTTTCCAGTTGACACTGTGAAAATGAAGGG TCAACAGAAAAGTCCAGACCCGGATGAAAGTGCACATGTCATTGAAGAAG GTGCAGTGGCTACAGCTGATGACCCATCAGCTGCCATCGCCACCATTCAGTCTGCTGCCACCTTCTCCTCAGAGCATCCCATAAAGTATCTATTCAAGACGGAGGGAGCTGGGGGGCAG GTGACATACAGAGTCATCCAAGTGTCTGATGGACAGTTGGAGGCTCAAAGTGATGGAGCCACAGCGGTCAGTGTGCTCACTGGATTCCCTGCAGCCACACAGCCTATGACCCAG GCTGTGTTCTCTCAGTCCGAGGGGTTGGAAGGGGACGGCACTGAGACGCATTACACCTACTACCCTGCCACCATCGCTGATACTTCACCAGGCACCATGGTAACCAGCGTGGTGCAGGCATCTGATACACATCTAAGTCAGAGCACTCCCACTG GGCAGTTGTATGTGATGATGTCCCCCCAGGAAGTGCTGACGGGAGCCAACCAGAGGTCCATTGCACCTCGCACACAACCTTACAACAC AAAATCAGAGGTCCCACGCACTTCTAGAGATGACAAAAGGCGAGCCCAGCACAACGAGG TTGAACGTAGACGCAGGGACAAGATCAACAACTGGATTGTCACGCTCTCAAAGACCATCCCAGACTGCAACATTGACCCTACCAAGTCAGGGCAGGTCAGTATCAGTAATGAG AGTAAAGGTGGGATCCTCTCCAAAGCCTGTGACTATATCCAGGAGCTTCGGCAGAACAACCTTAGACTAGGGGATGACCTAAGCACCCTGGAAAGGCTCAGAATGGACAACCAACTACTGAGGCAGGAG GTAGAAGACTGGAAATCCAAGAACCAGATTCTGAGGAACCAGATGCGACAGAATGGCATTGTTGGAACAGCAACGGCAGACGCTCAGTGA
- the LOC110507171 gene encoding upstream stimulatory factor 1 isoform X4, with translation MKEILFPVDTVKMKGQQKSPDPDESAHVIEEGAVATADDPSAAIATIQSAATFSSEHPIKYLFKTEGAGGQVTYRVIQVSDGQLEAQSDGATAVSVLTGFPAATQPMTQAVFSQSEGLEGDGTETHYTYYPATIADTSPGTMVTSVVQASDTHLSQSTPTGQLYVMMSPQEVLTGANQRSIAPRTQPYNTKSEVPRTSRDDKRRAQHNEVERRRRDKINNWIVTLSKTIPDCNIDPTKSGQSKGGILSKACDYIQELRQNNLRLGDDLSTLERLRMDNQLLRQEVEDWKSKNQILRNQMRQNGIVGTATADAQ, from the exons ATGAAGGAGATTCTCTTTCCAGTTGACACTGTGAAAATGAAGGG TCAACAGAAAAGTCCAGACCCGGATGAAAGTGCACATGTCATTGAAGAAG GTGCAGTGGCTACAGCTGATGACCCATCAGCTGCCATCGCCACCATTCAGTCTGCTGCCACCTTCTCCTCAGAGCATCCCATAAAGTATCTATTCAAGACGGAGGGAGCTGGGGGGCAG GTGACATACAGAGTCATCCAAGTGTCTGATGGACAGTTGGAGGCTCAAAGTGATGGAGCCACAGCGGTCAGTGTGCTCACTGGATTCCCTGCAGCCACACAGCCTATGACCCAG GCTGTGTTCTCTCAGTCCGAGGGGTTGGAAGGGGACGGCACTGAGACGCATTACACCTACTACCCTGCCACCATCGCTGATACTTCACCAGGCACCATGGTAACCAGCGTGGTGCAGGCATCTGATACACATCTAAGTCAGAGCACTCCCACTG GGCAGTTGTATGTGATGATGTCCCCCCAGGAAGTGCTGACGGGAGCCAACCAGAGGTCCATTGCACCTCGCACACAACCTTACAACAC AAAATCAGAGGTCCCACGCACTTCTAGAGATGACAAAAGGCGAGCCCAGCACAACGAGG TTGAACGTAGACGCAGGGACAAGATCAACAACTGGATTGTCACGCTCTCAAAGACCATCCCAGACTGCAACATTGACCCTACCAAGTCAGGGCAG AGTAAAGGTGGGATCCTCTCCAAAGCCTGTGACTATATCCAGGAGCTTCGGCAGAACAACCTTAGACTAGGGGATGACCTAAGCACCCTGGAAAGGCTCAGAATGGACAACCAACTACTGAGGCAGGAG GTAGAAGACTGGAAATCCAAGAACCAGATTCTGAGGAACCAGATGCGACAGAATGGCATTGTTGGAACAGCAACGGCAGACGCTCAGTGA